In Vibrio alfacsensis, the following proteins share a genomic window:
- the gntH gene encoding guanitoxin biosynthesis MBL fold metallo-hydrolase GntH encodes MTVIAGAALLSTSAIANNPFEHYQSENSASFSGYKHFNYEQNVSTEELLKQGGKIYSSPEEIHAILQGGLKHDIQTGEELWKEGLMFDGIEPMDHMVTAANWFPRTEELLHNEMRVTFMGTSPMIRPGQANTSIYVELGNGDNFVFDLGEASIANYIGAGVALNELDKVFITHLHVDHFGSLPYLYQFGGWNGRWEKPLTIYGPSGRNPEDGTRHMVEGMLQMLSWHQDAFDVFPSGNDIEVIEFDFKDDGGVIYDVDGVQVSHWRRSHAKDGASAYRLDWQINDDENLCFIWTGDGRPTELDIQYGSGCDLFVTEVQTELVGIASIVQGVPAFLTRYTIDTHHTSGYAAGWLANQVKPRLFMTTHMEFDPYYNNETVAQVREHWKGPYHFGAPDMIVANITPDKAWVREGVIPDFPNNRAPQFNLNDGEVFRVPMPKNSRADIQEQEIRDLEIDESLYYPEGYHPQLLKEWPLDRDLIVPTEALPESMKKGMGEKQRMVDEMREAHGLEPRSVHRKRSSDPYRDSREGNLEQ; translated from the coding sequence TTGACTGTTATTGCTGGCGCAGCGTTACTGTCGACTTCAGCAATAGCTAACAACCCATTTGAGCACTATCAATCAGAGAATTCTGCAAGTTTCAGTGGCTATAAACACTTTAATTATGAACAAAATGTCAGCACTGAAGAATTGCTCAAACAAGGCGGAAAAATTTACTCATCACCAGAAGAGATCCACGCCATTTTACAAGGCGGTTTAAAACACGACATTCAAACAGGTGAGGAGCTTTGGAAAGAGGGGTTAATGTTCGACGGGATAGAACCAATGGATCACATGGTCACGGCTGCAAACTGGTTTCCAAGAACAGAAGAACTATTACATAACGAAATGCGTGTCACATTCATGGGCACATCGCCAATGATTCGTCCTGGACAAGCAAACACCTCGATATATGTTGAGCTAGGCAATGGCGATAATTTTGTCTTCGACCTAGGTGAAGCCTCTATCGCGAACTACATTGGAGCAGGTGTTGCACTCAATGAGCTTGATAAAGTGTTTATCACTCACCTGCATGTTGATCACTTCGGTTCGTTACCATATCTCTATCAATTTGGGGGGTGGAATGGTCGCTGGGAAAAACCACTGACGATTTATGGCCCATCCGGTCGCAACCCTGAAGACGGCACCCGTCACATGGTTGAGGGAATGTTACAGATGCTTTCATGGCACCAAGATGCATTTGATGTCTTCCCTTCCGGAAATGACATCGAAGTCATTGAATTTGACTTTAAAGACGACGGAGGGGTGATCTACGACGTTGATGGTGTACAAGTATCACACTGGCGGCGCTCGCATGCTAAAGATGGTGCATCGGCTTATCGCTTAGATTGGCAAATCAATGATGATGAAAATTTATGTTTCATCTGGACTGGTGATGGCAGACCGACAGAGCTAGACATCCAATATGGTTCAGGGTGTGACCTTTTCGTCACAGAAGTACAGACTGAACTGGTCGGCATTGCTTCCATCGTCCAAGGTGTTCCTGCCTTCTTAACGCGCTACACTATCGATACGCATCATACTTCTGGCTATGCCGCCGGTTGGTTAGCAAACCAAGTTAAACCACGCCTATTTATGACGACCCACATGGAGTTTGACCCGTATTACAACAACGAAACCGTTGCACAAGTCCGTGAGCATTGGAAAGGCCCTTATCATTTCGGTGCACCAGATATGATTGTGGCAAACATTACTCCTGACAAAGCATGGGTGCGTGAGGGTGTTATTCCTGACTTCCCAAACAACCGTGCACCTCAGTTTAACTTAAATGATGGTGAAGTTTTCCGAGTTCCAATGCCAAAAAACTCTCGTGCCGATATTCAAGAGCAAGAGATTCGAGACCTAGAAATTGATGAGTCACTTTACTACCCAGAGGGGTATCATCCGCAGCTTCTAAAAGAGTGGCCACTTGATAGAGATTTAATCGTTCCTACAGAGGCACTACCTGAGAGCATGAAAAAAGGCATGGGAGAAAAACAACGCATGGTTGATGAGATGCGAGAAGCCCATGGTTTGGAGCCAAGATCGGTACATCGCAAACGATCTTCTGATCCATATCGTGACAGTCGCGAGGGTAACCTAGAGCAATAG
- a CDS encoding D-alanyl-D-alanine carboxypeptidase family protein, whose protein sequence is MKPSLIRITLACLLLQAISAPAVFAVVTPNPPQLQAKGYVLMDFQSGAIIAEQNARMGLAPASLTKLMTAYVVGQEIKSGRLGWEDTVTISENAWSAKFPDSSKMFIQPKDEITISNLMRGVIVQSGNDACVALAEHVAGSESAFVALMNGWAEKLNLQDTNFVNSHGLDIDGIQTSPTDMAVLMQSIINDVPDVYAIYSEKVFKWNKITQYNRNKLLWDNSIDVDGGKTGYTSNAGYSLVSSAKEGQMRLISVVMGTPSKRSRISQSKNLLSYGFRFFDTKQVATQGEVESTAKVWKGDLSEIELGFAEDAYLTLPRSLSAGLDKTIVVNEPIIAPIEKGQVVGKVVWKHDDKTVASYPLVSNQAVAEGSWIGKLWDSLVLWVKSLLA, encoded by the coding sequence ATGAAACCATCTCTAATTCGAATCACGCTCGCTTGTTTGTTGCTTCAGGCGATTAGCGCACCGGCGGTGTTCGCTGTTGTCACTCCCAACCCGCCGCAGTTGCAAGCCAAAGGTTACGTGTTGATGGATTTTCAGTCCGGAGCCATTATTGCCGAACAAAATGCACGGATGGGTTTAGCCCCAGCAAGTTTGACCAAGTTAATGACCGCTTATGTGGTGGGGCAAGAGATTAAATCGGGGCGATTGGGTTGGGAAGATACCGTCACAATTAGCGAGAATGCATGGTCAGCGAAGTTTCCAGACTCTTCAAAAATGTTTATCCAACCAAAAGATGAAATTACCATTTCGAACTTAATGCGGGGTGTCATCGTACAGTCGGGCAATGATGCGTGTGTTGCACTCGCTGAACATGTTGCAGGGAGTGAAAGTGCCTTTGTCGCCTTGATGAATGGTTGGGCAGAAAAGCTGAATTTACAGGACACAAATTTTGTTAACTCGCATGGGCTAGACATTGATGGTATTCAAACGTCCCCAACGGATATGGCGGTGCTGATGCAATCGATCATCAATGATGTACCAGATGTCTACGCCATATACAGTGAGAAAGTGTTTAAATGGAATAAGATCACCCAGTACAACCGCAATAAACTTTTGTGGGACAATTCAATTGATGTCGATGGTGGGAAAACGGGGTACACCAGTAACGCAGGTTATAGCTTAGTGAGTTCAGCTAAAGAGGGACAAATGCGGCTAATTTCGGTGGTGATGGGTACGCCAAGTAAGCGCTCTCGCATTAGCCAATCTAAGAATCTGTTGAGCTATGGTTTTCGCTTCTTTGATACAAAACAAGTCGCGACACAGGGGGAGGTGGAGTCAACCGCTAAAGTCTGGAAAGGAGACTTGAGCGAGATTGAGTTGGGGTTTGCAGAAGATGCGTATTTAACGTTACCGCGTTCACTCAGTGCAGGGTTGGATAAAACCATTGTGGTTAATGAGCCGATAATTGCTCCCATCGAGAAAGGACAAGTGGTCGGTAAAGTCGTATGGAAGCACGATGATAAAACCGTAGCAAGTTACCCTTTGGTGAGCAATCAAGCGGTAGCAGAGGGTTCGTGGATTGGAAAATTATGGGACAGTTTAGTGCTTTGGGTGAAGTCTTTGCTTGCTTAA